A stretch of the Flavobacterium aquiphilum genome encodes the following:
- a CDS encoding DUF7507 domain-containing protein, producing MKKNYPNLPFNQLAYFIVSAKLIQGVFRRILLFIVFYLCTITNVSAQCNTETPLPFINGSSFNSLTATGNITGGCTFLTCSASNESRLIDSDLNNFATATVALGVGGFANYRVTDPNIDYPAGTYAGYRINSGGLLDVNLLGGITIKTYLNGTFRESVTAASLLSLGLLKFTGSDYVVGFNTKMGFDAIEISVGGLVGLLTSVNVYYPVIRSYCQGPALTCNTATAMNLPTYPVYINGDHTGISAVACVNCSVDNAENAISSDANDFAQINLTAGIAALGRLSVKDQFTDYPAGTYAGFEIENTNLLTVSALANVTVTTYLNGVLKETISGNNLVAGTNLLNTSGRNKIGFVSTTDFDEVQISLNQILGVTLGTTKVYNAVFEKFCAGPALACNTQTEMVAPTYPVYINGENTGIGGAVCALCSVKNTEKLIDNDASTYAEIDLTTGVLASGSISVKDQITDYPSGSFVGFTVENPSLLNVNALDAIAITTYLNGVLQESKSGNTALAIVGTNLLLGSSKQTIGFVTSQPFDEARITVQNTATVNLGLVKVYNAVFENLCPVTLLCNTTYSWTNPTFPVVVDNSKTGVDGVACVSCAVDDTNNVLTASTTDYARIRVAAGVIAPSSIAVLDQLSTYPKGTFAGFTIRDRNSLVQLDLFSALTVSTYLDGVFQESRNAGNLLNLSLLTPYGSGSGIYNVGFRATKSFDEIRITVGSLASVINDIDVFGAFVNTSGTSGGTLFCAVIDAVNDNFPQISGLTGNSNVANVLTNDTLSGNPVAISDVDLTVTSPATPKSSGAPVPSIDSVTGIVSVPANTPAGAYSITYQICYKLNALTCDSATVTVTVTAAAIDAVADNSTIKGLTGGDAGINVFGNDKLNGVAVNPSDVNFSSTPSGPLTVNADGTVTVSPNTPAGIYTVDYTICEKLNPTNCDTATVTITVTSAVIDAVDDNGTINGVIGGDIGINVFGNDKLNGVAVNPSAINFSSTPNGPLTVNADGTVTVLPTTPAGTYTVDYTICEKLNPGNCDTATVTVAVTAPVILANDDTATINGYTGGVPPVNVLTNDTLNGTPVTPSEITLTSTPNGPLTVNTDGSITVAPNTPAGTYTVTYQICEKLNQGNCDTATVTVTVTAAVILANDDVGDTVGTVAGGTALQNVLGNDTLNGFLVNSSQVNITFVSSTNPGISLSGTDVVVAAGTPVGNYTLTYQICEKLNPANCDLAVVNVVVASTAPTILANNDTGTPVNGYLGGTAFTNVLVNDTLNGAPATTSNVDISFVGSTDPRITLSGTDVIVAAGTPAGAYSLDYKICDKSDSTNCDGARVTITVIPAVILANDDTGTNIEGHLGGTAFSNILTNDTLNGAAVASSQVNTTFVSSTNPGITLSGTDVIVLAGTQAGSYSLTYQICEKLNPSNCDTATVTVTVTAPVILANNDATSINGYTGGIAPVNVLTNDTLNGNPVNPSEVTLISTPNGPLTVNTGGTITVAPNTAAGDYTVNYQICEKLNPSNCSTATVTVTVTAAIILANDDTTSINGYTGGTPSINVLTNDTLNGTQVIPSEVTLTSTPNGPLTVNADGSITVAPNTAAGNHMVTYQICEKLNPTNCDTATVSVTVTAAAIDAVDDSLPSTLGLVGNSNIGNVLTNDTLNGSPVVIGDVNLTVSTPATPAFVGAPVPSVDLATGVVGVPSGTPAGNYTITYQICEKLNPTNCDSATVTITVSAAVIDAVADANTAPVYGNTGGNTGINVFANDTLGGNPVNPADVNFSSTPNGPLTINTDGSVVVAPNTPAGTYTVAYTICEKLNPTNCDSATVTITVSAAVIDAVADANIVPVYGNTGGNTGINVFANDTLGGNPVNPADVNFSSTPNGPLTVNTDGSVTVAPNTPAGTYTVAYTICEKLNPTNCDTATVTVVVSFSSIAVVKTGVVGGIGKVGDLITYTFTVTNTGNTTLNNVVINDVLTNSVNLAVNPNVLAPNAIGTATVTYTIKQSDIDAGKVTNSATVTGTTPTGGTVTDTSGTTITNDTPTVTTLSSSSGIAVVKTGVVGGTIKMGDLITYTFTVTNTGNTTLNNIVINDALTNSVNLAVSPSTLTPNAIGTATVTYAIKQFDIDAGKVTNSATVTGTTPTGSTVTDTSGTTIANNTPTVTTLNSNPGIAVVKTGVVGGTVKVGDLITYTFTVTNTGNITLSNIVINDALTNSVNLTVSPSALAPNAIGAATVTYAIKQSDIDAGKVTNSATVTGTIPTGGTVTDTSGTAINNDNPTVTTLNSTSGISIMKEGTYEDKNKDGIANVGDVINYSFTVTNTGNVSLSNIAIQDNNVPAIKGTLNSLAGGASDSVTFTAVYPITNADIALGYAYNSALISAITSTNNSVTAVSVDPTPCTQCPILSSCLTCTITAIPQSPSIAIVKKGIFKDENGDGYAEIGETIDYSFTVMNTGNLPLTNVTLTDALLGIVISGGPINLAVGATDGTSFKGTYHITQQDIVKGSVTNQAKIKGITPTGAEVTDMSDDDSPLQDDPTVLGIEGCSLEVFNAVSPDGDGLNDIFRIRGIECYPKNTVQVFNRWGVKVYEADGYNNDTVAFKGVSEGRVTVNKSEGLPSGTYFYVIKYEDFSGTGIDKSGYLNISRD from the coding sequence ATGAAAAAAAATTACCCAAATCTTCCGTTCAATCAATTAGCTTATTTTATTGTATCGGCAAAATTGATTCAAGGTGTATTCAGAAGAATATTGCTTTTTATAGTATTTTATTTGTGTACGATAACAAATGTTTCGGCACAATGTAATACAGAAACGCCACTTCCTTTTATTAATGGGAGCAGTTTTAATAGTTTGACTGCAACAGGCAATATTACTGGGGGCTGTACTTTTTTGACATGCTCGGCTTCCAATGAGTCCAGATTGATAGACTCCGACCTAAATAATTTTGCTACGGCTACAGTTGCCCTTGGTGTGGGCGGTTTTGCAAATTATAGGGTGACAGATCCAAATATCGATTATCCGGCTGGGACTTATGCAGGTTATAGAATTAATTCTGGCGGATTATTGGATGTAAATTTGCTTGGGGGAATAACAATCAAAACGTATTTGAATGGCACTTTTAGAGAATCAGTTACCGCTGCTTCTCTCTTGAGTTTAGGATTGCTTAAATTTACAGGTAGTGATTATGTTGTGGGGTTCAATACAAAAATGGGTTTTGATGCTATTGAAATTTCCGTAGGTGGTTTGGTGGGTTTGTTAACTAGTGTGAACGTCTATTATCCTGTAATAAGAAGTTATTGTCAAGGCCCTGCATTGACTTGTAATACGGCAACAGCAATGAACCTGCCGACTTATCCGGTTTATATAAATGGTGATCATACAGGGATTAGTGCTGTGGCATGTGTTAATTGTTCAGTGGATAATGCTGAAAATGCAATTAGCTCAGACGCAAATGATTTTGCTCAAATTAATTTAACTGCTGGGATAGCTGCATTGGGAAGGCTTTCAGTTAAAGACCAATTTACTGATTACCCAGCGGGGACATATGCCGGTTTTGAAATTGAAAACACCAATTTGCTAACTGTTTCAGCTTTAGCAAATGTAACAGTAACCACTTACCTTAATGGAGTTCTTAAAGAAACAATTTCCGGAAATAATTTAGTAGCCGGGACTAATTTATTAAACACTTCAGGTCGAAACAAAATTGGTTTTGTTTCAACTACTGACTTTGATGAAGTTCAAATTTCATTAAATCAAATATTAGGAGTGACTTTAGGGACTACAAAAGTGTATAATGCTGTTTTCGAAAAATTTTGTGCAGGACCAGCTTTGGCATGTAACACACAAACTGAGATGGTGGCTCCAACTTATCCTGTTTACATTAATGGTGAAAATACAGGTATTGGAGGAGCAGTCTGTGCCTTATGTTCTGTGAAAAATACTGAAAAGTTAATCGATAATGATGCATCTACTTATGCAGAAATTGATTTAACTACAGGAGTATTAGCATCAGGAAGTATTTCGGTAAAAGATCAAATAACAGATTATCCTTCAGGTTCATTTGTAGGTTTTACTGTTGAAAATCCTTCATTGCTGAATGTTAATGCTTTGGATGCAATTGCAATAACAACTTACCTTAATGGGGTTCTTCAGGAGAGTAAATCTGGGAATACAGCTTTGGCTATAGTTGGAACCAATCTTCTGTTAGGAAGTAGTAAACAGACTATTGGGTTTGTTACTTCACAACCATTTGATGAAGCCCGTATTACAGTACAGAACACGGCAACAGTAAATTTGGGGCTGGTAAAAGTGTATAATGCTGTTTTTGAGAATTTGTGTCCTGTAACATTACTATGTAATACAACTTATTCCTGGACAAATCCAACTTTTCCTGTTGTTGTAGATAATAGTAAAACGGGTGTAGATGGAGTGGCCTGTGTTTCCTGTGCGGTTGATGATACGAATAATGTATTGACAGCGAGTACGACTGATTATGCCAGAATTAGGGTTGCAGCTGGAGTAATAGCTCCGTCATCCATTGCAGTTCTAGATCAATTATCGACTTATCCGAAAGGCACTTTTGCAGGGTTTACAATAAGAGACAGAAATAGTTTAGTTCAGCTGGATTTATTCAGTGCTTTGACTGTTTCTACTTATTTGGATGGTGTTTTTCAGGAATCAAGAAATGCCGGGAACTTATTAAATCTATCTTTATTGACACCTTATGGTTCCGGTTCCGGAATATATAACGTGGGTTTCAGGGCGACTAAATCTTTTGACGAAATTAGGATTACAGTTGGGTCACTTGCCAGTGTAATAAATGATATTGATGTGTTTGGGGCATTTGTTAATACATCAGGTACTAGCGGAGGAACATTGTTTTGTGCTGTTATAGATGCGGTAAATGATAATTTTCCTCAAATTTCAGGACTTACAGGAAATTCTAATGTAGCGAATGTATTGACAAATGATACTTTAAGTGGAAATCCGGTAGCAATTAGTGATGTAGATTTAACAGTAACGAGTCCGGCTACCCCTAAATCTTCAGGTGCGCCTGTGCCTTCTATAGATTCTGTCACTGGTATAGTAAGTGTTCCTGCGAATACTCCGGCAGGGGCTTATTCAATAACTTATCAAATTTGCTATAAGTTAAACGCTTTGACTTGCGATAGCGCAACGGTAACAGTAACGGTAACGGCAGCAGCCATTGATGCCGTAGCGGATAATAGTACAATAAAAGGATTAACCGGGGGGGATGCAGGAATCAATGTTTTTGGAAACGATAAATTAAACGGAGTAGCGGTTAATCCATCAGACGTAAATTTTAGTTCTACACCAAGCGGGCCATTAACGGTAAATGCCGACGGTACGGTTACGGTATCTCCAAATACCCCAGCCGGAATTTATACGGTAGATTATACCATTTGTGAAAAATTGAACCCGACAAACTGTGATACAGCCACTGTAACGATAACGGTAACTTCAGCTGTGATTGATGCCGTAGATGATAATGGTACAATAAACGGTGTAATTGGAGGAGATATAGGAATCAATGTATTTGGAAACGATAAATTAAACGGAGTTGCGGTAAATCCGTCAGCTATTAATTTTAGTTCTACACCAAACGGGCCACTAACGGTAAATGCCGACGGTACAGTTACGGTATTGCCAACTACTCCCGCAGGAACTTATACAGTAGACTATACCATTTGTGAAAAATTGAATCCAGGCAATTGCGATACGGCTACAGTTACGGTTGCAGTTACAGCTCCTGTAATTTTGGCCAATGATGATACGGCAACTATTAATGGCTACACAGGTGGTGTTCCTCCAGTAAATGTCCTTACAAACGATACCCTAAACGGAACACCAGTTACCCCATCAGAAATAACTTTGACTTCTACACCAAACGGGCCATTGACTGTAAATACAGACGGTAGTATAACGGTGGCACCTAATACTCCTGCCGGAACTTATACTGTTACGTATCAAATCTGTGAAAAATTAAATCAAGGTAATTGTGATACTGCTACAGTAACAGTAACAGTAACTGCCGCTGTAATTTTGGCTAATGATGATGTTGGAGATACTGTTGGTACTGTAGCTGGAGGTACTGCATTACAAAATGTTTTAGGAAATGACACTTTGAATGGATTTTTGGTTAACTCATCACAAGTTAACATCACATTTGTGAGTTCTACCAATCCGGGAATTAGTCTATCAGGAACTGATGTGGTAGTTGCAGCAGGAACTCCAGTAGGCAATTACACATTGACATACCAAATTTGCGAAAAATTGAATCCTGCGAATTGTGATTTGGCAGTTGTAAATGTAGTTGTAGCATCTACAGCACCTACTATCTTGGCAAATAATGATACGGGAACACCTGTTAATGGTTATTTAGGAGGTACTGCATTTACAAATGTTCTAGTAAATGACACTCTAAATGGAGCTCCAGCAACCACTTCCAACGTTGATATTTCATTTGTAGGTTCAACTGATCCCAGAATCACTTTATCCGGTACCGATGTAATAGTTGCGGCGGGAACTCCTGCAGGAGCCTATTCATTGGATTATAAGATTTGTGATAAATCAGACTCAACAAATTGTGATGGTGCGAGAGTAACCATAACGGTTATTCCAGCTGTAATTTTAGCCAATGACGATACAGGAACAAATATTGAAGGCCATTTAGGAGGTACCGCTTTTTCAAATATTTTAACAAATGATACTTTGAATGGCGCAGCAGTTGCTTCATCACAAGTTAATACAACATTCGTTAGTTCTACTAATCCAGGAATCACTTTATCGGGTACGGATGTGATAGTTTTAGCGGGAACTCAAGCAGGAAGTTACTCTTTAACCTATCAAATCTGCGAGAAATTAAATCCATCAAATTGTGACACGGCTACTGTAACGGTTACAGTTACAGCTCCTGTTATTTTGGCTAATAACGACGCTACTTCCATTAATGGTTACACTGGTGGTATAGCTCCTGTAAATGTTTTGACAAACGACACCCTAAATGGAAATCCTGTAAATCCATCTGAAGTAACACTTATCTCTACACCAAACGGACCATTGACAGTAAATACAGGAGGAACCATAACTGTGGCACCAAATACGGCAGCAGGAGACTATACGGTTAACTATCAAATCTGCGAGAAATTAAACCCATCTAATTGCAGTACGGCTACTGTAACGGTTACAGTTACAGCAGCCATAATTTTAGCCAATGACGATACTACATCTATTAATGGTTACACAGGTGGTACTCCTTCTATAAATGTCTTGACAAACGACACCCTAAATGGAACTCAGGTAATCCCATCGGAAGTAACGTTGACATCTACACCAAATGGGCCATTGACTGTAAATGCTGACGGAAGTATAACTGTGGCACCAAATACGGCAGCAGGAAACCATATGGTTACCTATCAAATCTGTGAAAAATTGAACCCAACAAATTGTGATACTGCTACAGTAAGCGTAACAGTAACTGCTGCAGCAATTGATGCGGTAGACGATAGTTTGCCATCAACATTAGGTTTAGTTGGTAATTCAAATATTGGAAATGTATTGACAAACGATACTCTGAATGGAAGTCCGGTTGTAATCGGTGATGTTAATTTGACCGTATCAACTCCAGCGACACCTGCATTTGTTGGTGCCCCGGTTCCGTCTGTAGATCTTGCTACTGGAGTAGTTGGTGTTCCTTCTGGGACTCCTGCTGGAAATTACACTATCACGTACCAAATATGTGAAAAATTGAACCCAACAAATTGTGATTCTGCAACCGTAACAATAACAGTATCGGCAGCAGTAATTGATGCGGTGGCTGATGCCAATACTGCACCAGTTTATGGAAACACTGGAGGTAACACCGGAATTAATGTTTTTGCAAATGATACTTTGGGAGGAAACCCTGTGAATCCAGCGGATGTTAATTTTAGTTCTACACCAAATGGGCCATTAACAATAAATACTGATGGTAGTGTGGTAGTAGCACCAAATACCCCTGCTGGAACTTATACAGTAGCTTATACCATTTGCGAAAAATTGAACCCAACCAATTGTGATTCTGCGACCGTAACAATAACGGTATCTGCAGCAGTAATTGATGCGGTGGCTGATGCCAATATAGTACCTGTTTATGGAAATACTGGAGGTAACACCGGAATCAATGTTTTTGCAAATGATACTTTAGGAGGAAACCCTGTAAATCCAGCGGATGTTAATTTTAGTTCTACACCAAATGGTCCATTAACGGTAAATACAGATGGAAGCGTAACGGTAGCTCCAAATACTCCAGCAGGAACTTATACAGTGGCTTACACCATTTGTGAAAAATTAAATCCAACCAATTGTGACACTGCTACAGTAACCGTAGTGGTATCCTTCTCAAGTATTGCTGTTGTAAAAACAGGAGTAGTAGGAGGAATAGGGAAAGTAGGTGATTTGATTACTTATACTTTCACAGTAACCAACACAGGGAACACTACTTTGAATAATGTCGTTATTAACGATGTTTTAACCAATAGTGTAAATCTGGCAGTAAACCCGAATGTTTTAGCCCCTAATGCTATTGGAACAGCAACGGTAACTTATACAATTAAGCAATCGGATATTGATGCTGGAAAAGTAACGAACAGCGCTACGGTAACGGGAACCACACCAACAGGCGGTACAGTGACCGACACATCAGGAACTACTATTACGAATGATACACCTACGGTAACTACATTGAGTTCAAGCTCTGGAATAGCTGTTGTTAAAACCGGAGTTGTAGGAGGAACTATAAAAATGGGTGATTTGATTACTTATACTTTCACGGTAACTAACACAGGGAACACTACTTTAAATAATATCGTCATTAATGATGCTTTGACCAATAGCGTGAATTTGGCTGTAAGCCCAAGTACTTTAACTCCAAATGCAATTGGAACAGCAACGGTAACTTATGCAATTAAACAATTTGATATTGATGCAGGTAAAGTAACGAACAGTGCCACTGTAACAGGAACTACACCAACTGGCAGTACAGTGACCGACACATCGGGGACAACGATTGCCAATAACACTCCTACGGTAACTACCTTGAATTCAAATCCTGGTATAGCGGTAGTGAAAACAGGGGTTGTTGGTGGAACTGTAAAAGTGGGTGATTTGATTACTTATACTTTCACGGTAACTAACACCGGAAATATTACGTTGAGCAATATTGTAATAAACGATGCTTTGACCAATAGCGTGAATTTGACTGTAAGCCCAAGTGCTTTAGCTCCAAATGCGATTGGAGCAGCAACAGTAACTTATGCAATTAAACAATCGGATATTGATGCCGGAAAAGTAACCAACAGTGCTACAGTAACAGGAACTATTCCAACAGGCGGTACAGTGACCGACACATCGGGTACTGCGATTAACAATGACAATCCGACAGTAACAACATTAAATTCGACTTCGGGAATTTCAATTATGAAAGAAGGAACTTATGAAGACAAAAATAAAGATGGTATTGCTAATGTAGGGGACGTCATTAATTATTCATTTACAGTAACCAATACAGGTAATGTTTCTTTAAGCAATATTGCAATTCAGGACAACAATGTACCTGCCATAAAAGGGACTTTGAATTCTTTGGCTGGAGGTGCTTCAGATAGCGTTACTTTCACAGCGGTGTATCCGATTACCAATGCTGATATAGCGTTAGGATATGCTTACAATTCGGCTTTAATATCGGCAATCACTTCTACAAATAACTCGGTTACGGCTGTATCGGTTGATCCGACTCCTTGTACTCAATGTCCAATATTATCTAGTTGTTTGACATGTACCATAACTGCAATACCTCAATCACCTTCTATTGCTATTGTGAAAAAAGGAATTTTCAAAGACGAAAATGGAGATGGTTATGCAGAGATTGGAGAAACAATTGATTATTCCTTCACAGTGATGAATACAGGAAATTTACCGCTTACCAATGTTACTCTTACGGACGCTTTACTTGGAATTGTTATTTCAGGCGGACCAATAAACTTGGCGGTAGGAGCCACTGATGGTACATCATTTAAAGGGACTTATCACATAACTCAGCAAGATATCGTAAAGGGATCTGTAACCAACCAAGCTAAGATAAAAGGAATAACTCCAACAGGAGCAGAAGTGACTGATATGTCTGACGATGATAGTCCATTGCAAGACGATCCAACAGTTTTGGGAATTGAAGGCTGTAGTTTGGAAGTCTTTAATGCCGTATCTCCTGATGGAGACGGATTGAACGATATTTTCCGTATCAGGGGAATAGAGTGTTATCCAAAAAATACTGTTCAGGTATTTAATCGTTGGGGTGTTAAGGTGTATGAAGCTGATGGATATAATAATGATACAGTTGCTTTTAAAGGGGTTTCCGAAGGCAGGGTAACAGTGAATAAATCAGAAGGATTACCTAGCGGAACCTATTTTTATGTTATTAAATACGAAGATTTTAGCGGTACCGGAATTGATAAATCGGGTTATTTGAATATAAGCAGGGATTAA
- a CDS encoding PorP/SprF family type IX secretion system membrane protein, which yields MKNLLIVLLLVNLSIYAQQDAQYTNYMYNTININPAYAGSRGVASIFGLYRTQWVGLDGAPVTSSASFNSPIENSNLGIGLSFVNDRIGASNETAISADVSYTIRTSDTYKLSFGVKGTANLLDVDYSKLNRYDIIDPKFQNNINSEFSPNIGAGLYFYSDKLYLGLSVPNILEADQYNDNDVATSLERMHFYLIGGYVFDLSPSLQFKPAVMCKTVVGSPMQVDLSANFMFNEKFVLGAAWRWDAAASFMAGFQVSQGLYIGYGYDLETTQLANYNSGSHEIFLRFELFKKHERVVSPRFF from the coding sequence ATGAAAAACCTACTAATTGTTTTATTGTTAGTGAATCTATCAATATATGCGCAACAAGATGCTCAATATACCAATTATATGTACAATACAATCAACATTAATCCGGCTTATGCGGGTTCCCGCGGAGTTGCCAGTATTTTTGGATTGTATAGGACCCAATGGGTAGGACTGGATGGAGCACCAGTTACGAGTTCGGCTTCTTTTAATAGTCCAATTGAAAATTCAAATTTAGGTATAGGACTTTCTTTTGTAAATGACCGGATAGGAGCCTCAAATGAGACTGCAATTTCTGCTGACGTATCATATACGATTCGAACTTCCGATACTTATAAATTATCCTTCGGAGTAAAAGGAACCGCTAATTTATTGGATGTCGATTACTCAAAATTGAATCGATATGATATAATCGATCCTAAATTTCAGAATAATATCAATAGTGAGTTTTCACCCAATATTGGTGCCGGGCTCTATTTTTATTCGGACAAACTTTATCTCGGTTTATCCGTCCCAAATATTTTGGAAGCAGATCAATACAATGATAATGATGTAGCTACTTCTTTGGAACGAATGCACTTTTATTTGATTGGAGGTTATGTTTTTGATTTAAGTCCAAGTCTTCAATTTAAACCCGCTGTCATGTGCAAAACGGTGGTGGGATCTCCAATGCAGGTTGATTTATCCGCTAATTTTATGTTCAATGAAAAATTTGTTCTCGGTGCGGCTTGGAGATGGGATGCAGCAGCGAGTTTTATGGCAGGATTTCAAGTAAGCCAAGGCTTGTATATTGGATATGGTTATGATTTAGAAACTACCCAACTGGCCAATTATAACTCGGGATCGCACGAAATATTTTTGCGATTTGAGTTGTTCAAAAAACACGAGAGAGTTGTATCACCTAGATTCTTCTAA